A stretch of the Malus sylvestris chromosome 10, drMalSylv7.2, whole genome shotgun sequence genome encodes the following:
- the LOC126587007 gene encoding GDSL esterase/lipase At1g71250, whose translation MRNIIMILLLVLLVQCCCSNTGAISTMTTSSSVGSAQVPAMFVFGDSLIDVGNNNFLNSLAKSNYYPYGCDFRAGPTGRFTNGRTFVDLLGNLLGLPYVPAFADPNTKGTRMLGGVNYASAAAGILDETGQHYGERYSLSQQVLNFESTLNQLRSMMSGTNLTQMLAKSIAVLAFGSNDYINNYLLPSLYTSSYHYTPPAFANLLLNRYTRQILALHSVGLRKFVLAGIGPLGCIPNQRASAAQPERCLDYVNQILGTYNEGLRSLVNQFNTNHPDAIFVYANTYGAFGDMLNNPAPYGFSVIDRGCCGIGRNRGQITCLPYAVPCSNRNQYMFWDAFHPTEAANAILAWRAYNGPPSDSYPINVQQMALI comes from the exons ATGAGAAATATTATTATGATTTTGCTGCTGGTGCTGCTTGTGCAGTGCTGCTGCTCAAATACTGGGGCAATCTCGACGATGACTACTAGTAGTAGTGTGGGGTCAGCGCAGGTTCCAGCAATGTTTGTGTTTGGGGACTCATTGATTGATGTTGGCAACAACAACTTCCTCAACTCCCTTGCCAAATCCAACTATTATCCTTATGGCTGCGATTTCAGGGCAGGCCCTACTGGCAGATTCACTAATGGAAGAACTTTTGTTGATCTCCTTG GGAATTTGCTGGGTCTCCCATATGTTCCAGCCTTCGCTGATCCTAATACAAAAGGTACCAGAATGCTTGGGGGAGTAAATTATGCTTCAGCAGCTGCTGGCATACTTGATGAGACAGGCCAACACTAT GGAGAACGGTATAGCCTGAGCCAGCAAGTATTGAACTTTGAGAGCACCTTGAATCAGTTGAGATCGATGATGAGTGGAACCAACCTGACCCAAATGCTGGCTAAGTCCATAGCAGTTTTGGCGTTTGGGAGCAATGACTACATCAACAACTACCTCTTGCCTTCCCTCTATACTTCCAGCTACCACTACACTCCTCCTGCCTTCGCCAACCTTCTCCTTAATCGCTATACTCGACAAATTCTG GCTTTGCACAGTGTAGGATTAAGAAAGTTTGTGCTAGCAGGAATTGGGCCATTGGGCTGCATACCAAACCAAAGAGCCTCAGCGGCCCAGCCCGAAAGGTGCTTGGACTATGTGAATCAAATCCTTGGTACCTACAATGAAGGCCTTAGATCACTCGTCAACCAATTCAACACCAACCATCCTGATGCCATCTTTGTCTACGCCAACACTTATGGTGCTTTTGGTGACATGCTCAATAATCCTGCCCCCTACG GGTTCAGTGTGATTGATAGGGGATGCTGTGGAATTGGGAGGAACAGAGGGCAGATAACATGCCTACCTTATGCAGTTCCATGCTCTAATAGAAATCAATACATGTTTTGGGATGCATTCCACCCAACAGAAGCTGCAAATGCCATCCTTGCTTGGCGGGCTTATAACGGCCCACCCTCTGATTCTTATCCAATCAACGTCCAGCAAATGGCTCTGATCTGA